In the Thermococcus sp. MAR1 genome, one interval contains:
- the hisA gene encoding 1-(5-phosphoribosyl)-5-((5-phosphoribosylamino)methylideneamino)imidazole-4-carboxamide isomerase: MEVYPAIDLMNGKAVRLYRGRREDVKVYGEPLEIAERFAELVDKVHIVDLDGAFEGFPRNLDVVGRIIEETGLRVQLGGGLRSYEAIERAYEIGVENVIIGTKAFDLGFLERVTDDFDGITVSLDSKGGRVAVKGWLESGMPVERAYKALRDYVNRFVYTSVERDGTLTGIEKIERFWESEEFIYAGGVSSIEDLGRLAETGFSGAIVGKALYEGLVTLEELLEVAGCSPKG, from the coding sequence ATGGAGGTTTATCCTGCCATAGACCTCATGAACGGAAAGGCCGTGAGGCTCTACAGGGGGAGAAGAGAGGACGTTAAAGTCTACGGCGAGCCGCTGGAGATAGCGGAGCGCTTCGCCGAGCTGGTGGACAAAGTCCACATCGTTGACCTCGACGGTGCATTCGAGGGCTTTCCGAGGAACCTCGATGTGGTCGGGAGAATAATCGAGGAGACAGGTCTCAGAGTCCAGCTCGGAGGCGGTTTAAGGAGCTACGAGGCCATAGAGAGAGCCTACGAAATCGGCGTCGAGAACGTGATAATCGGCACTAAGGCGTTTGACCTTGGGTTCCTTGAGAGGGTGACTGACGACTTTGACGGGATAACGGTGAGCCTCGACTCGAAGGGCGGAAGGGTTGCGGTGAAGGGCTGGCTTGAGAGCGGTATGCCGGTTGAGAGGGCCTACAAAGCCCTGAGGGACTACGTGAACAGGTTCGTTTACACCTCGGTCGAGAGAGACGGGACGCTGACAGGGATAGAGAAAATCGAGAGGTTCTGGGAAAGCGAGGAGTTCATCTACGCCGGGGGAGTTTCGAGCATCGAAGACCTGGGGAGGCTTGCCGAAACGGGCTTCTCCGGGGCCATAGTTGGGAAGGCGCTGTACGAAGGCCTTGTTACCCTTGAAGAGCTTCTGGAGGTGGCGGGATGCTCGCCAAAAGGGTAA
- the hisC gene encoding histidinol-phosphate transaminase, translating to MRIRELVRSFEPYRVVEEDYPIRLDKNESPYDLPGWVKEEIFEELRELSFNRYPHITSMPAREAVASFYGLSPENVAVGNGGDELIGYLVRLFEGDYVVTTPPTFGMYSFYAKLNGVPLIEVPLREDFTIDGDAIAEKAGNARVVFIASPNNPTGNLQPEEEIVRVLDTGKPVVLDEAYAEFAGKSLWRLIEEYPNLIVLRTFSKAFSLAGVRAGYLLANEEVVDALYRVKSPFSVGVMTTAAVKIVLRHYDLVERRVAKIIEERERIRKSFREFTYPSDANFLLMRLDAYEFLLGKGIVVRKLSGRLAGHIRVTVGRKWENRELIEALREFLEVNACG from the coding sequence ATGAGGATCCGGGAACTCGTTAGGTCGTTCGAGCCGTACCGCGTTGTGGAAGAAGACTACCCGATAAGGCTCGATAAGAACGAGAGCCCCTACGATTTACCCGGCTGGGTGAAGGAGGAGATATTCGAGGAGCTGAGGGAGCTTTCCTTCAACCGCTACCCTCACATAACCTCGATGCCGGCCAGGGAGGCCGTAGCCAGCTTCTACGGCCTGTCTCCGGAGAACGTCGCCGTCGGGAACGGCGGTGACGAGCTGATAGGCTACCTCGTCCGGCTCTTCGAGGGGGACTACGTAGTCACGACGCCGCCGACCTTCGGCATGTATTCGTTCTACGCGAAGCTGAACGGGGTTCCCCTCATTGAGGTGCCCCTGAGGGAGGACTTCACGATAGACGGCGACGCCATAGCGGAAAAGGCAGGGAACGCGAGGGTAGTCTTCATAGCCTCCCCCAACAACCCGACTGGAAACCTCCAGCCGGAGGAGGAAATAGTCAGGGTTCTCGACACTGGGAAACCTGTTGTCCTCGACGAGGCCTACGCTGAATTCGCAGGAAAGAGCCTCTGGAGGCTCATCGAGGAGTACCCGAACCTCATAGTCCTGAGGACTTTCTCCAAGGCCTTCAGCCTGGCCGGGGTCAGGGCGGGCTACCTCCTTGCGAATGAGGAAGTTGTCGATGCCCTCTACCGGGTGAAGTCACCGTTCAGCGTTGGAGTCATGACAACGGCGGCCGTGAAGATTGTGCTCAGGCACTACGACCTCGTGGAGAGGCGAGTGGCGAAGATAATTGAGGAAAGGGAAAGGATAAGAAAGAGCTTCCGGGAGTTCACCTATCCCAGCGACGCGAACTTCCTCCTGATGAGGCTGGACGCCTACGAGTTCCTTCTGGGGAAGGGCATAGTCGTGAGAAAGCTATCGGGAAGGCTCGCCGGCCACATACGGGTCACCGTCGGGAGAAAGTGGGAGAACAGGGAGCTGATAGAGGCCCTCAGAGAATTCTTGGAGGTAAATGCATGTGGGTAG
- a CDS encoding ferritin family protein produces the protein MEITDKEVFEIAINSEIRAKEAYEKLASLTKSDIIRDELLFLAKEEDKHREIIEKMAEKFEGERTEPKKINIDVMAEFRVIAEKMAEAIKKPDVNIDEVYEIAMQAELVSEKLYKELAGYAATEKTKLMLEMLADMERNHYNILRKQYDYITRYPDIYKEEFYDQLMKDINFNF, from the coding sequence ATGGAGATAACGGACAAGGAAGTTTTTGAGATTGCCATAAACTCCGAGATAAGGGCCAAGGAGGCCTATGAAAAACTCGCCTCCCTGACCAAGAGCGACATCATAAGGGATGAGTTGCTCTTCTTAGCCAAGGAAGAAGATAAGCACCGCGAGATAATAGAAAAGATGGCCGAGAAGTTTGAGGGGGAGAGGACCGAGCCGAAGAAGATAAACATCGACGTCATGGCGGAGTTCCGGGTCATAGCCGAGAAGATGGCCGAGGCGATCAAGAAGCCTGACGTTAACATCGATGAGGTCTACGAGATAGCCATGCAGGCCGAGCTCGTCAGCGAGAAGCTTTATAAAGAGCTCGCCGGCTACGCCGCCACAGAGAAGACGAAGCTAATGCTTGAGATGCTCGCCGACATGGAGAGGAACCACTACAACATCCTCCGCAAGCAGTACGACTACATAACGCGCTACCCGGACATATACAAGGAGGAGTTCTACGACCAGCTGATGAAGGACATAAACTTCAACTTCTGA
- a CDS encoding putative toxin-antitoxin system toxin component, PIN family codes for MRVVMDTNVVLARYLKGSVVIPSFETFNFSRNPDDNKWLGIAYKAKAEYILTWDKDLLELRGRQQNSKPWNPRRQDTQADRVLS; via the coding sequence ATGAGGGTCGTTATGGACACCAACGTCGTCCTAGCGAGATACCTGAAGGGCTCGGTTGTGATTCCCTCTTTTGAAACGTTTAACTTCTCCAGAAATCCGGACGATAATAAATGGCTGGGTATAGCCTATAAAGCGAAGGCTGAATACATCCTAACGTGGGACAAGGACCTCTTGGAGTTGAGGGGGCGACAACAAAACTCTAAGCCTTGGAACCCACGTCGTCAGGATACTCAAGCCGATCGAGTTCTATCATGA
- a CDS encoding antitoxin, which produces MAERVEYPISVRLPGYVVKKIDELVMKKEFRSRSDFIKFAVTVTLGQIMLEEAREVARGLTRDDIKAEVEEARRRLAKGEFDDEWPEVEKVLKEVEGEFRRLTGAGE; this is translated from the coding sequence ATGGCGGAGAGGGTGGAATACCCGATTTCCGTGAGACTCCCGGGATATGTGGTCAAGAAAATAGACGAGCTGGTAATGAAAAAAGAGTTCAGGAGCCGCTCCGATTTTATTAAATTTGCTGTTACAGTAACTCTTGGCCAGATAATGTTGGAAGAAGCCAGAGAAGTGGCCAGAGGGCTCACACGAGATGATATTAAAGCCGAAGTGGAAGAAGCTCGGAGGAGGCTGGCCAAGGGAGAATTCGATGACGAATGGCCGGAAGTGGAGAAGGTTTTGAAAGAGGTTGAAGGGGAATTTCGGAGGCTCACAGGTGCTGGGGAATGA
- the hisIE gene encoding bifunctional phosphoribosyl-AMP cyclohydrolase/phosphoribosyl-ATP diphosphatase HisIE, giving the protein MNVGELIEKVNWEENGGVVPVVVQDTKGEVLTLAYMDREALRRTLQTGYAHYYSRSQKRVRMKGEVSGNLQRVREIKVDCDDDALLLIVEQKGAACHTGNYSCFYRKLGEPERVLPVDYSLTILRELEELIRKRKEEPVEGSYTSRLFREGRERIYKKFGEEAVEVLVAETREGLIYETADMLYHLLVLLAYNDVSLGEVMAELRRRRG; this is encoded by the coding sequence ATGAACGTGGGGGAACTCATCGAGAAGGTCAACTGGGAGGAGAACGGCGGGGTTGTTCCGGTCGTCGTTCAGGATACTAAGGGCGAGGTGCTGACGCTCGCCTACATGGACAGGGAAGCACTGAGGAGGACTCTCCAGACCGGCTACGCCCACTACTACTCCCGCTCCCAGAAAAGGGTCAGGATGAAGGGCGAGGTGAGCGGGAACCTTCAGCGCGTTAGGGAGATAAAGGTTGACTGCGACGACGATGCACTCCTCCTAATCGTCGAGCAGAAAGGAGCTGCCTGCCACACGGGGAACTACTCCTGCTTTTACAGGAAGCTCGGCGAGCCGGAGAGGGTTCTTCCGGTGGACTACTCGCTGACCATCCTGCGGGAGCTTGAGGAGCTTATACGGAAAAGGAAAGAAGAGCCCGTGGAAGGCTCCTACACCTCAAGGCTGTTCCGTGAAGGTAGGGAGAGGATATACAAGAAGTTCGGAGAAGAAGCGGTCGAGGTTCTCGTTGCAGAGACGCGGGAAGGCCTGATATACGAAACCGCCGACATGCTCTACCACCTGCTCGTCCTTCTCGCCTACAACGACGTTTCCCTCGGCGAGGTGATGGCCGAGCTGAGGAGGCGGCGGGGATGA
- a CDS encoding ATP phosphoribosyltransferase regulatory subunit has protein sequence MRKGLLFESGRLSEVGKYLRRTFELWGYREIFLPAIEEYSKNLRKGTKFAYNNGFYVIKPDITSQILENIKEPPERLKLYYISEVLDGGVRGQWQAGVEYIGGDVTKMAAEVLLTVITALEAVGIEEFYIDIGSLKVWEEATEEIAEFRGEVYRALVRRNFEIIERLPISGEKKEELWRLFNFWGKESGYQKLDRIVEAVNDERLFIDFGTVRPLPYYRDILFEIYSPELGKPLGGGGEYTFKGRPAFGFAFDMGALSKLFRKKGDRNRKRLSGEPREVFTEAKRLVRMGIPVEVE, from the coding sequence GTGAGAAAGGGCCTGCTCTTTGAATCCGGGAGACTATCAGAGGTTGGAAAATATCTGAGGAGAACCTTCGAGCTTTGGGGTTATCGGGAGATCTTCCTTCCCGCAATCGAGGAGTACAGTAAGAATCTGAGAAAGGGAACTAAGTTCGCCTACAACAACGGGTTCTACGTTATAAAACCCGACATAACGTCGCAGATACTGGAGAACATCAAGGAGCCGCCGGAAAGGCTTAAACTCTACTACATCAGCGAGGTTCTCGACGGTGGTGTAAGGGGGCAGTGGCAGGCGGGGGTGGAGTACATAGGCGGAGACGTCACGAAAATGGCCGCCGAGGTGCTCCTCACGGTCATAACCGCCCTCGAAGCGGTGGGGATAGAGGAGTTCTACATAGACATCGGGAGCCTGAAGGTCTGGGAGGAAGCCACTGAGGAAATAGCAGAGTTCAGGGGAGAAGTCTACAGGGCACTCGTGAGGAGGAACTTCGAGATAATAGAGCGTCTCCCGATAAGTGGGGAGAAAAAGGAGGAGCTGTGGAGGCTTTTCAACTTCTGGGGAAAGGAGAGCGGTTATCAGAAGCTTGACAGAATAGTCGAGGCTGTCAACGACGAGAGGCTGTTCATAGACTTTGGCACCGTCAGGCCACTCCCATACTACCGCGACATACTCTTCGAGATTTATTCACCCGAGCTTGGAAAGCCCCTCGGGGGTGGAGGGGAGTACACCTTCAAAGGAAGGCCCGCCTTCGGCTTTGCCTTTGACATGGGAGCACTCTCGAAGCTCTTCAGAAAGAAAGGAGACCGGAACAGGAAGAGGCTGAGCGGAGAGCCCAGGGAAGTCTTCACCGAGGCCAAAAGGCTTGTGAGGATGGGCATTCCGGTGGAGGTGGAGTGA
- the hisF gene encoding imidazole glycerol phosphate synthase subunit HisF, which yields MLAKRVIAALDIKAGRVVKGIKFQNIRDAGDPVELAKRYEEEGIDEIVFLDITASYEKRGILLDLVERIAGEIYVPFTVGGGIRTVEEAREIIKRGADKVFINTSAVERPELVREIAEIVGSANLVVAIDAKWNGSFREVYTHGGRKARGIDAVEWARKVEELGAGEILLTSMDTDGTKEGFDISLTKAVAEAVDIPVIASGGAGKPEHFYEAFKAGAEAALAASIFHYGEYTVGELKEYLAGRGIPVRLDY from the coding sequence ATGCTCGCCAAAAGGGTAATCGCGGCGCTGGACATAAAGGCCGGCCGGGTCGTCAAGGGGATAAAGTTTCAGAACATACGTGACGCCGGCGACCCCGTCGAGCTGGCGAAGCGCTACGAGGAAGAGGGGATAGATGAGATAGTCTTCCTCGACATCACCGCCTCCTACGAGAAGAGGGGAATCCTTCTCGACCTCGTGGAGAGAATCGCGGGGGAAATATACGTCCCCTTCACGGTGGGAGGGGGCATAAGGACGGTTGAAGAGGCGAGGGAGATAATCAAGCGCGGCGCCGACAAGGTCTTCATAAACACTTCAGCTGTTGAGAGGCCGGAACTGGTGAGGGAGATAGCGGAGATAGTCGGCAGTGCAAACCTCGTGGTGGCGATAGACGCCAAGTGGAACGGCTCCTTCCGGGAGGTCTACACCCACGGCGGAAGGAAAGCTAGGGGGATTGACGCGGTCGAGTGGGCGAGAAAGGTGGAGGAACTTGGCGCCGGCGAGATACTGCTCACGAGCATGGACACCGACGGGACGAAGGAGGGGTTTGACATATCCCTGACAAAGGCCGTTGCAGAGGCGGTAGATATTCCCGTCATAGCCTCTGGGGGGGCTGGAAAGCCCGAACACTTCTACGAGGCCTTCAAAGCCGGAGCCGAGGCGGCACTGGCGGCGTCAATCTTCCACTATGGGGAATATACCGTCGGAGAGCTGAAGGAGTATCTGGCCGGGAGGGGGATTCCGGTCAGACTCGACTACTGA
- a CDS encoding ABC transporter ATP-binding protein translates to MSAVIEARDLHKHFGPIKALQGVTVDIPEGLTLILGPNGGGKSTFMKVALGLYKPTKGTVKLLGKNPWKHPDVRKGIGVAFDPGRFPKLTTGGEWLEFIARARGADRSDVEKAARFFGIEDALDRRIEGYSSGMLKRLSLAQAFVGEPDVIFLDEPLANVDFESVAEIVRVIGKWKGKGRSFVLISHIWEPFEGLADYGVVISGGKVYLKGEFRDIADDVAGMFRPSEIKNGNPG, encoded by the coding sequence ATGAGCGCGGTAATCGAGGCAAGGGATCTTCACAAGCACTTTGGGCCGATAAAAGCCCTGCAGGGAGTCACCGTCGATATACCCGAGGGCCTGACGCTGATCCTCGGGCCCAATGGTGGTGGAAAGAGCACCTTCATGAAGGTCGCACTGGGCCTCTACAAGCCCACCAAGGGAACCGTGAAGCTCCTCGGAAAGAACCCCTGGAAACACCCGGATGTGAGGAAGGGCATCGGGGTGGCCTTCGACCCAGGGAGGTTTCCAAAGCTGACTACCGGAGGGGAGTGGCTGGAGTTCATAGCCAGGGCACGAGGGGCAGATAGGAGCGATGTGGAAAAGGCCGCCCGATTCTTCGGCATCGAAGACGCCCTCGACAGGCGCATAGAGGGCTACTCCTCGGGAATGCTGAAGAGGCTGAGCCTTGCCCAGGCCTTTGTGGGAGAACCCGACGTGATATTCCTCGACGAGCCCCTGGCCAACGTGGACTTCGAGAGCGTCGCCGAAATCGTGCGGGTCATAGGCAAATGGAAGGGGAAGGGCAGGAGCTTCGTCCTCATAAGCCACATATGGGAGCCCTTTGAGGGGCTGGCCGACTACGGGGTGGTCATCAGCGGTGGAAAGGTCTATCTTAAGGGAGAGTTCAGGGATATAGCCGATGACGTAGCCGGAATGTTCCGACCGTCGGAGATTAAGAACGGCAACCCCGGCTGA
- a CDS encoding ABC transporter permease, producing the protein MKEVLRWELRSPLTLALVSVGAVLVGTVMKRYYLTWSASSHGGPHGVGILGLVFRTAFTGDVYLLLAILVPFIITLAVRLERDEGVALSVYSLPVSRVRILLAKFLAAFLVLFIFIFAVYLLVFALHFSATPDAVLSALKVHVAQMAFFYLSVLLFMTSVAALIAIASPNTYVSIFGGFIALYLPEFLGTNWYGPVPWRNVLIDYKSATISAWSDPVFSWAFVKMTLLPALAFLVLYILVGNWRDVR; encoded by the coding sequence GTGAAGGAAGTCCTCCGCTGGGAGCTCCGCTCCCCCTTAACTCTGGCCCTGGTCTCGGTCGGGGCTGTTCTCGTTGGAACCGTGATGAAGAGGTACTACCTGACCTGGAGCGCCAGTTCCCATGGCGGGCCTCACGGGGTGGGTATACTTGGTTTGGTCTTCCGAACGGCCTTCACCGGCGACGTTTACCTGCTCCTGGCTATACTCGTGCCCTTCATAATAACCCTGGCGGTGAGGCTCGAAAGGGACGAGGGGGTTGCCCTCTCGGTGTATTCCCTCCCAGTTTCGAGGGTTAGAATCCTCCTCGCCAAGTTCCTGGCGGCTTTTCTCGTGCTCTTCATCTTCATCTTTGCGGTTTACCTCCTTGTCTTTGCCCTGCACTTCTCGGCAACCCCCGATGCCGTGCTCAGCGCTCTGAAAGTCCACGTGGCCCAGATGGCGTTCTTCTACCTCTCCGTCCTGCTTTTCATGACCTCGGTCGCGGCCCTGATAGCGATAGCATCACCGAACACCTACGTCTCCATCTTCGGTGGATTCATAGCGCTCTACCTTCCGGAGTTTCTGGGGACGAACTGGTACGGGCCGGTGCCGTGGAGGAATGTCCTGATAGACTACAAATCCGCGACGATTTCAGCGTGGTCTGACCCGGTGTTCTCGTGGGCCTTCGTGAAGATGACCCTCCTCCCGGCGCTGGCGTTCCTTGTCCTTTACATACTTGTCGGCAACTGGAGGGACGTGAGATGA
- the hisG gene encoding ATP phosphoribosyltransferase yields MRFVLPKGRLLQGSLEVLRRAGIELRAPAERRLIERVGSYEVLLARAFDVPVYVEYGIDVGISGSDVVEERGSDVLIPLELPFGKCRLSIAMPADKAVEPEEMDGYRIATKYPRITRRFFEGLDVEVEILKLHGSIELAPKIGIADAIVDIVETGSTLRANGLVEVEKVMDVSALLLVNRIAQKTKFEEINELVFAVKEVIRNGF; encoded by the coding sequence ATAAGGTTCGTCCTCCCCAAGGGCAGGCTCCTCCAGGGTTCGCTGGAAGTCCTGAGGAGAGCAGGAATCGAGCTGAGAGCCCCCGCGGAGAGGAGGCTCATTGAGAGGGTTGGCAGCTACGAGGTTCTCCTTGCGAGGGCATTCGACGTTCCGGTTTACGTTGAGTACGGAATCGATGTTGGCATATCCGGGAGCGATGTCGTGGAGGAGCGCGGGAGCGACGTCCTAATACCCCTCGAACTTCCCTTCGGGAAGTGCAGGCTCAGCATAGCCATGCCGGCTGATAAGGCCGTGGAACCAGAGGAGATGGACGGGTATCGGATAGCCACCAAGTATCCGAGGATAACGAGGCGCTTCTTCGAGGGACTCGACGTCGAGGTGGAAATCCTGAAGCTCCACGGGAGCATCGAGCTGGCGCCGAAGATAGGGATAGCCGACGCGATAGTGGACATCGTCGAGACCGGGAGCACGCTCCGCGCCAACGGCCTCGTCGAGGTGGAAAAGGTAATGGACGTCTCAGCTCTGCTCCTCGTGAATAGAATAGCCCAGAAGACCAAGTTTGAGGAGATAAACGAGCTCGTCTTTGCGGTAAAGGAGGTGATTAGGAATGGATTTTGA
- a CDS encoding molybdopterin-dependent oxidoreductase, which translates to MRKEIFGFLVLLLLIAGTYLLAKGEEKQGSDYIPSTAGVIQVTGLVERPYNITYDELSKLPSKEVEAALYCVGEPGKVRKNGTWKGVPLKTVLELAKPTGGTYKVALYASDGFTTDFYLDTVMRDEDIIIAYELNGELITPRIVAPGRWGYKWIKYLTKIELVSYDFKGTWESAGYPDDAYITDQSPGG; encoded by the coding sequence ATGAGAAAAGAAATCTTTGGGTTTCTGGTTCTTCTCCTCCTGATTGCTGGCACGTACTTGCTGGCCAAGGGAGAAGAAAAGCAGGGGAGTGATTATATTCCCAGTACAGCCGGCGTCATCCAGGTCACGGGGCTCGTTGAAAGGCCCTACAACATCACCTACGACGAGCTCTCAAAGCTCCCCTCAAAGGAGGTGGAGGCGGCGCTCTACTGCGTCGGCGAACCGGGAAAAGTCAGGAAAAACGGGACGTGGAAGGGCGTTCCACTAAAGACAGTCCTTGAGCTGGCAAAGCCCACAGGCGGGACATACAAGGTGGCCCTCTACGCCAGCGACGGTTTTACGACGGACTTCTACCTTGATACAGTGATGAGGGACGAGGACATCATCATAGCCTACGAACTCAACGGCGAGTTGATAACCCCGAGAATAGTCGCTCCGGGCAGGTGGGGCTACAAGTGGATAAAGTACCTCACGAAAATCGAGCTCGTAAGCTACGACTTCAAGGGCACGTGGGAGAGCGCCGGCTATCCGGACGACGCTTATATCACGGATCAATCCCCCGGCGGGTGA
- the hisB gene encoding imidazoleglycerol-phosphate dehydratase HisB gives MNRKTGETDVTVELDVAGEIRTGDGVLDHLLTALFFYMGREAKVTASYDLRHHLWEDVGITLGEELRSKLPERFARFGNAVMPMDDALLLVAVDISGRPYVSAELDFKEREEGFEASLVREFLWGLARSLRATIHVKTLNGVNAHHVIEAAFKGLGLALGKATQESGKLESTKGLLEV, from the coding sequence ATGAACAGGAAGACGGGGGAAACCGACGTGACGGTGGAGCTCGACGTGGCGGGGGAGATAAGGACGGGCGATGGAGTCCTCGACCACCTCCTCACCGCCCTCTTTTTCTACATGGGGCGGGAGGCGAAGGTCACCGCGAGCTACGACCTCAGGCACCACCTGTGGGAGGACGTAGGGATAACACTCGGGGAGGAGCTCCGCTCCAAGCTCCCGGAGAGGTTCGCCCGCTTCGGGAACGCGGTGATGCCCATGGACGACGCTTTACTCCTCGTCGCGGTGGACATATCGGGAAGGCCATACGTGAGCGCTGAACTGGACTTTAAGGAGAGGGAGGAGGGTTTTGAGGCCTCCCTCGTCAGGGAGTTCCTCTGGGGGCTGGCCCGCTCGCTGAGGGCAACGATCCACGTGAAAACGCTGAACGGGGTCAATGCGCACCACGTTATCGAGGCGGCATTTAAAGGCCTCGGCCTGGCCCTCGGGAAGGCAACTCAGGAGAGCGGAAAGCTGGAGAGCACGAAGGGCCTGCTGGAGGTGTGA
- the hisH gene encoding imidazole glycerol phosphate synthase subunit HisH, producing the protein MIAIVDLGIGNLANVRKALGGVITDDPYEIEKADKLVLPGVGNFGAVMERLESLRGVILDAINDGKPFLGICLGLQLLFEGSEESPGKSGLGVFRGEVVRFQGVRTPHIGWNQLWKRKDCPLFEGIRDGAYFYFVHSYYAVPGEDIVAGVTDYESKGKKVVFTSAVCRGDVYAVQFHPEKSGRNGLRVMRNFRGL; encoded by the coding sequence GTGATAGCGATAGTTGATCTGGGGATAGGCAACCTCGCCAACGTGAGAAAAGCCCTGGGAGGAGTCATTACAGATGACCCCTACGAGATTGAAAAAGCTGACAAGCTCGTCCTCCCCGGCGTCGGCAACTTCGGGGCGGTGATGGAGAGGCTCGAATCGCTGAGAGGGGTCATACTCGACGCAATAAACGATGGAAAACCCTTCCTCGGGATATGCCTCGGCCTCCAGCTCCTCTTCGAGGGGAGCGAGGAGAGCCCCGGAAAGTCCGGCCTCGGGGTTTTCAGGGGAGAGGTGGTCAGGTTTCAGGGAGTCAGAACCCCACACATCGGCTGGAACCAGCTGTGGAAGAGGAAGGACTGCCCGCTCTTCGAGGGGATTAGAGATGGAGCGTACTTCTACTTCGTCCACTCCTACTACGCGGTTCCTGGAGAGGACATCGTTGCGGGCGTTACCGACTATGAGTCGAAGGGAAAAAAGGTGGTCTTCACCTCCGCCGTCTGCAGGGGGGACGTCTACGCCGTCCAGTTCCACCCGGAGAAGAGCGGGAGGAACGGTTTGAGGGTCATGAGGAACTTCAGGGGGCTTTAA
- the hisD gene encoding histidinol dehydrogenase, giving the protein MDFELESYVAGILRDIRERGIEAVREYSKKFDNYDGPFRVTEEEFREAVESIPERDRETILRTVERLWEYHERQKPKEELFVKNGSLYGLIYRPIRRIGIYVPGGKPLPSTLMMVAVPAKIAGVKEIAVTIPPKNGKINPYVLYVAKLLGIDEVYKLGGVQAIGAMAYGVGMKKVDKIFGPGNKFVNEAKRQVFGVVGIDSLAGPSEIAVIADETAEREYVLADLLSQLEHGKDSRAWLLTTSGELAEYCSREGIEVILCESLEECAEKANEIAPEHLEIITARPMELVDLIENAGAIYLGSYTPVPAADYFLGVNHVLPTGGAAKFSGVLTVRDFLKPISLAQVSREEFLSERELGLRLAEIEGMAFHRRSMEVRK; this is encoded by the coding sequence ATGGATTTTGAGCTTGAGAGCTACGTCGCCGGAATATTGAGGGATATACGCGAGCGTGGCATCGAAGCCGTGAGGGAGTACTCCAAGAAGTTCGACAACTACGATGGTCCCTTCCGCGTAACCGAAGAAGAGTTCAGGGAGGCAGTGGAGAGTATACCTGAGAGAGACAGAGAGACAATCCTCCGCACAGTTGAACGCCTGTGGGAGTACCACGAGAGACAAAAGCCGAAAGAGGAACTTTTCGTTAAAAACGGCTCTCTCTACGGCCTCATCTACCGCCCGATAAGGAGGATAGGAATCTACGTTCCCGGCGGAAAGCCCCTGCCGTCAACCCTCATGATGGTTGCAGTTCCGGCAAAGATAGCGGGGGTGAAGGAGATAGCCGTAACAATCCCGCCGAAGAACGGCAAAATCAACCCCTACGTGCTCTACGTCGCCAAACTGCTCGGCATAGACGAAGTCTACAAGCTGGGCGGTGTTCAGGCCATAGGGGCGATGGCCTACGGGGTCGGCATGAAGAAGGTGGACAAGATATTCGGTCCGGGGAATAAGTTCGTGAACGAGGCCAAGAGGCAGGTCTTCGGTGTCGTCGGCATAGACAGCCTGGCCGGGCCCTCGGAGATAGCGGTGATAGCGGACGAAACCGCTGAGAGGGAGTACGTCCTGGCGGACCTCCTCAGCCAGCTTGAGCACGGGAAGGACAGCAGGGCGTGGCTTCTCACCACTTCAGGAGAGCTGGCCGAATACTGCTCGCGCGAGGGAATAGAGGTCATACTCTGCGAGAGCCTTGAGGAGTGCGCCGAGAAGGCCAACGAGATAGCGCCCGAGCACCTTGAGATAATAACCGCTCGACCTATGGAGCTCGTTGACCTCATCGAGAACGCCGGGGCGATTTACCTCGGCAGCTATACCCCCGTTCCGGCCGCCGACTACTTCCTCGGCGTCAACCACGTCCTCCCGACGGGAGGAGCGGCGAAGTTCAGCGGTGTGCTGACGGTCAGGGACTTCCTCAAGCCGATAAGCCTGGCCCAGGTGAGCAGGGAGGAGTTCCTTTCGGAGAGGGAGCTCGGACTGAGGCTGGCAGAGATAGAGGGGATGGCCTTCCACAGGAGGAGCATGGAGGTGCGGAAATGA